A genomic segment from Candidatus Viadribacter manganicus encodes:
- the sdhD gene encoding succinate dehydrogenase, hydrophobic membrane anchor protein, with translation MSNSVRSMRTPLGRVRRHGASREGTGHFIANRVTSIALVLLAPWFVVSSALSIRDASYLATIDFLSDPVNAVAVILLIAIGLYHMSLGMQEVIVDYILKPFTKVLLLFLNVAFPLVLAVGAIFAVLLVNFGV, from the coding sequence ATGAGCAATTCCGTACGCAGCATGCGCACGCCCCTCGGCCGGGTCCGCCGTCATGGCGCATCCCGGGAAGGGACCGGCCACTTCATCGCCAACCGCGTCACCTCGATTGCGCTTGTTCTGCTGGCGCCTTGGTTTGTGGTTTCCTCCGCACTTTCCATTCGCGACGCGAGCTATCTCGCCACCATCGACTTTCTGTCGGATCCGGTGAATGCGGTCGCGGTGATCTTGCTGATCGCTATCGGCCTCTACCACATGTCGCTTGGCATGCAGGAAGTCATCGTTGATTACATCTTGAAGCCGTTCACGAAGGTGCTGTTGCTGTTCTTGAACGTCGCTTTCCCGCTTGTCCTAGCGGTCGGCGCGATCTTCGCCGTCCTGCTCGTGAATTTCGGAGTCTGA
- the sdhC gene encoding succinate dehydrogenase, cytochrome b556 subunit has product MAGAPSPENRPIAPHLSVWRWHATMASSIIHRFTGIGLYGAAVGMVIWVMAAAAGPEAYAFVQMVLTAWYGQVALYLIVAALAYHLANGIRHLVFDTGAGLTPADAEASAWFAILFAVAAPIGLWALVTFGG; this is encoded by the coding sequence ATGGCCGGCGCGCCCAGTCCGGAAAACCGCCCCATTGCCCCGCACCTGAGCGTTTGGCGCTGGCACGCGACGATGGCTTCATCGATCATCCATCGCTTCACCGGCATTGGCCTTTATGGCGCGGCGGTCGGCATGGTGATTTGGGTCATGGCCGCTGCGGCAGGTCCCGAGGCTTACGCGTTCGTTCAGATGGTGCTCACCGCGTGGTACGGGCAGGTGGCGCTCTATCTCATCGTCGCTGCGCTCGCCTATCACCTTGCCAACGGCATTCGTCACTTGGTGTTCGACACCGGCGCAGGGCTTACGCCCGCCGATGCTGAAGCCAGCGCCTGGTTCGCTATTCTCTTTGCTGTCGCCGCACCGATCGGTCTGTGGGCGCTCGTGACGTTCGGGGGCTGA
- a CDS encoding DUF885 domain-containing protein: protein MIRTIAVCTAVFLTAATPALAQQRSNRALATVITAYEQTARRYDPITSASEGDRAALRLLPDTSREGELAFRAELVAFKARLERTPTRGLSEEDALNRSYLMRVIDQSIEGIDLDFGRAPIGNGDGFFTAGDYLAYTTPIQSGDDAEAWLARLEALPNYYQQGFANARRGIQTGYTQPRIVVERALDTARAQVGSLEATLLTPLASMPSNIPAAQQEQYRERARAIIRDRIMPLQRETVAFIENEYLPAARPQLGLRSVPGGADLYRYLVRSYTTTDMTPEQINELGNHEVARIRALMEQEIRASGFRGDFAAFQRFLRTDRQFYAQTPDELIRYASEIAKRADGQLPRLFGTLPRLSYGIRVIPAEQAEGSTTAYYTQGSAALGQSGTYWVNTTRLDQRPLYELPALTVHEAMPGHHLQISRAQELGELPYFRRNAFETAFVEGWGLYSESLGEDMGLYRTPYERFGRLSYEMWRACRLVADTGIHWLGWDIEQARRCFTDNTALSPHNIQTELERYIATPGQALAYKIGELTMQRLRREATQALGDRFDIRAFHDELLSAGAVPMDVLEARMHRWVQRQQAAEH, encoded by the coding sequence ATGATCCGGACTATCGCCGTTTGCACCGCCGTTTTCCTCACGGCGGCAACACCCGCTCTTGCTCAACAACGTAGCAACCGGGCGCTGGCGACGGTGATCACAGCCTATGAGCAAACGGCGCGGCGCTACGATCCAATTACTTCGGCGTCGGAAGGCGACCGCGCGGCGCTACGCTTGCTGCCAGATACATCACGTGAGGGCGAGCTTGCATTCCGCGCGGAGTTGGTCGCATTCAAAGCGCGGCTGGAAAGAACGCCTACGCGCGGGCTCAGCGAGGAAGACGCGCTCAACCGCTCCTATCTGATGCGCGTGATCGATCAATCGATCGAGGGCATCGACCTAGATTTCGGCCGCGCGCCGATCGGCAACGGCGACGGCTTCTTCACCGCCGGGGACTACCTCGCCTACACCACGCCGATCCAATCCGGTGACGACGCGGAAGCGTGGCTGGCGCGCCTCGAGGCTCTGCCGAATTACTATCAGCAAGGCTTCGCAAACGCCCGTCGCGGCATTCAGACCGGCTACACGCAGCCACGCATCGTGGTTGAGCGCGCGCTGGATACGGCGCGCGCGCAGGTCGGATCACTCGAAGCGACGTTGCTAACGCCGCTGGCGTCAATGCCGAGCAACATCCCAGCGGCACAGCAAGAGCAATATCGCGAACGGGCACGCGCGATCATTCGCGATCGAATAATGCCGCTGCAACGAGAGACCGTTGCTTTCATCGAGAATGAATATCTTCCCGCGGCACGGCCTCAGCTTGGATTGCGATCGGTGCCCGGCGGAGCAGATCTCTACCGCTATCTCGTTCGCTCCTACACGACAACTGACATGACGCCGGAGCAAATTAACGAACTTGGAAACCACGAAGTCGCGCGCATCCGCGCACTCATGGAGCAAGAAATTCGCGCGAGCGGCTTTCGCGGCGACTTTGCCGCATTTCAGCGCTTTCTGAGAACGGATCGTCAATTTTACGCGCAGACGCCGGACGAGCTGATCCGCTACGCCTCCGAAATCGCAAAGCGCGCCGACGGGCAATTGCCGCGCCTGTTCGGCACGTTGCCACGTCTCTCTTATGGCATCCGCGTCATCCCGGCGGAGCAAGCCGAGGGCTCGACCACAGCATACTACACACAAGGCAGCGCAGCGCTCGGGCAATCGGGCACATATTGGGTCAACACCACGCGCCTCGACCAGAGACCACTCTACGAATTGCCCGCGCTTACCGTGCACGAAGCAATGCCGGGGCATCACCTGCAGATTTCTCGCGCGCAGGAACTGGGCGAGCTCCCCTATTTCCGGCGCAACGCTTTCGAGACGGCGTTCGTTGAAGGCTGGGGCCTCTATTCAGAATCTCTGGGCGAAGACATGGGTCTTTATCGGACGCCCTACGAGCGCTTCGGCCGGTTGAGCTACGAGATGTGGCGCGCTTGCAGGCTCGTCGCGGACACCGGCATCCACTGGCTCGGCTGGGACATTGAGCAGGCGCGTCGCTGCTTCACCGACAACACCGCGCTCTCACCGCACAACATCCAGACGGAGCTGGAGCGCTATATCGCGACGCCCGGACAAGCGTTGGCTTATAAGATCGGCGAGCTCACGATGCAGCGCCTGCGCCGGGAGGCGACTCAAGCCTTGGGCGATCGCTTCGACATTCGCGCTTTCCACGACGAACTGCTGAGCGCCGGCGCGGTGCCAATGGATGTCCTAGAAGCGCGCATGCATCGCTGGGTTCAGCGTCAGCAAGCGGCAGAGCACTGA
- a CDS encoding MaoC family dehydratase: MTKSNLGNFFEDFTPGQQIAHATPRTLSEADSALNIALTGARHALFSGDSFAQDCGLAGAPIDPLLVFHTVFGKTVPDISLNAVANLGYAEGRFVAPVYPGDTLSAVSEVIGLKANSNGKTGVVTVRTTGFNQDDEPVLSYVRWVMVNKRDAAALTTDAPPITPKNVVSANELMLPPGLDFSNYNWTLAGSPHAFEDYELGERIDHVDGMTVEEAEHQIATRLYQNTAKVHFDVLAQKESRFGKRLIYGGVTISLARALSFNGLANAQLMLGINGGRHVNPLFAGDTLYAWSEVLAKEDLGEVGALRLRLVALKNQNAAGFPLKNQAGEYEANVVLDFDYWAAIPKR, translated from the coding sequence ATGACCAAATCCAATCTCGGGAATTTCTTTGAAGACTTCACGCCTGGCCAGCAGATTGCGCACGCAACGCCGCGGACGCTTTCCGAGGCGGACTCCGCGCTCAACATTGCGCTCACGGGCGCGCGCCACGCGCTCTTCAGCGGCGATAGTTTCGCCCAGGATTGCGGACTCGCCGGCGCGCCGATTGATCCGCTGCTCGTTTTTCACACCGTGTTTGGCAAAACCGTGCCGGATATTTCTCTGAATGCCGTCGCCAATCTTGGCTACGCAGAGGGGCGGTTCGTCGCGCCGGTCTATCCCGGCGACACGCTTTCGGCGGTGTCTGAAGTCATCGGGCTCAAAGCCAATTCCAATGGCAAGACAGGAGTCGTCACCGTTCGCACGACTGGGTTCAATCAAGATGATGAGCCGGTGCTGAGCTATGTGCGCTGGGTCATGGTCAATAAGCGTGACGCCGCGGCGCTAACCACAGACGCGCCGCCGATAACGCCGAAGAATGTTGTGTCGGCCAATGAGTTGATGCTTCCGCCCGGGCTGGATTTTTCGAACTACAATTGGACGCTTGCCGGCTCTCCACACGCTTTCGAAGATTATGAGTTGGGCGAGAGGATCGATCACGTCGACGGCATGACGGTCGAAGAGGCCGAGCATCAGATCGCGACGCGTCTTTATCAAAACACCGCCAAGGTCCATTTTGATGTGTTGGCGCAGAAGGAGTCGCGCTTTGGTAAGCGCCTCATCTATGGCGGCGTGACCATCTCGCTGGCGCGAGCGCTGTCTTTCAACGGTCTCGCTAACGCGCAACTGATGCTCGGCATTAATGGCGGCCGCCACGTCAATCCGCTGTTCGCCGGCGATACGCTTTATGCGTGGTCGGAGGTTCTGGCGAAGGAGGATCTCGGCGAGGTCGGTGCGCTTCGTCTCCGTCTCGTGGCGCTTAAAAACCAGAATGCGGCTGGATTCCCGCTCAAGAATCAAGCGGGCGAATATGAAGCCAATGTCGTTCTCGACTTTGACTACTGGGCTGCCATTCCAAAACGCTAG
- a CDS encoding HpcH/HpaI aldolase/citrate lyase family protein has protein sequence MTARPRRSCLYMPGANPKALEKAKTLAADVLLLDLEDSVAPDAKESARNQVANAVKQGGYGKREVVVRVNALATPWGRADIAAIGVTRPDGILAPKVETATEVDALNRAMTDAGFSEDASLWIMIETPQAIFHLPQIVAAARSTRLQVLVMGLNDLAKETRMRTGAGRAAFQTSMSLTVMAGRMAGLNVIDGVYNDIADAVGFEAECRQGLEFGFDGKTLIHPSQVEACNAVFAPTDEEITRARAVIDAFASPENAGKGVIKVDGKMTELLHLEQAKQVVAVAEAIESLRS, from the coding sequence ATGACAGCACGACCACGCCGTTCCTGCCTTTATATGCCAGGGGCCAACCCAAAGGCACTGGAAAAGGCGAAGACTCTCGCAGCTGATGTGCTGCTGCTCGACCTGGAAGATTCCGTCGCGCCAGACGCCAAGGAGTCCGCACGCAATCAGGTCGCCAACGCCGTGAAGCAGGGCGGTTACGGCAAGCGTGAAGTGGTCGTGCGCGTTAACGCTCTGGCGACGCCGTGGGGCCGCGCCGACATAGCGGCGATCGGCGTAACTCGCCCGGACGGCATCCTGGCGCCAAAGGTTGAAACAGCGACTGAGGTGGACGCGCTCAATCGCGCGATGACAGATGCGGGCTTCAGCGAAGATGCTTCGCTTTGGATCATGATCGAAACCCCGCAAGCAATTTTCCACTTGCCGCAGATCGTCGCCGCGGCGCGCAGCACGCGCTTGCAGGTGCTGGTGATGGGCCTCAACGATCTCGCTAAAGAAACACGCATGCGGACAGGCGCCGGTCGTGCCGCGTTTCAGACCTCAATGTCGCTAACCGTCATGGCCGGCCGCATGGCAGGGCTCAACGTGATCGACGGCGTTTATAACGACATCGCCGACGCCGTAGGTTTCGAGGCCGAGTGCCGGCAGGGCCTCGAGTTCGGATTTGACGGCAAGACACTCATTCATCCGAGCCAAGTGGAGGCATGTAACGCCGTCTTTGCTCCCACAGATGAAGAGATCACTCGCGCTCGCGCCGTGATTGACGCCTTTGCATCGCCCGAGAACGCAGGCAAGGGCGTCATCAAAGTGGATGGCAAAATGACCGAGCTGTTGCACCTCGAACAGGCGAAGCAGGTTGTTGCGGTGGCCGAAGCGATTGAAAGCCTTCGATCATGA
- the pdxY gene encoding pyridoxal kinase produces the protein MKTILSIQSQVVGARVGNSVAAFAMERLGVRVLQAPTVLLGRRPDHGAPGGGPIPTETLAALLEGLAADGVFAEIDAVLTGYLGHAEHVGVIVDVVDRIKRANPKAIFVCDPVLGDEGKLFVNQAIADAVLDGLWRHADWLTPNSFELGLITSRTIDGLNAARDAAKRIGKPVLCSSIRTALGLGNLLAQPTGDWFCETARLPRAPKGTGDLLSALFVGRRIRGDAPAIALEGATGAVYDVIVRSLAADSEDLLLPEAQAVLDEPVTWPRARPLEVAL, from the coding sequence GTGAAGACAATTTTGTCGATCCAGAGTCAGGTTGTCGGCGCCCGCGTCGGCAATTCTGTCGCGGCCTTCGCGATGGAGCGTCTCGGCGTGCGCGTTTTGCAGGCGCCTACAGTGCTGCTTGGACGCAGGCCGGATCACGGCGCGCCCGGTGGCGGCCCCATCCCTACGGAAACTCTAGCGGCGCTGCTTGAAGGGTTGGCGGCGGATGGCGTGTTCGCCGAGATTGATGCGGTCCTGACCGGCTATCTTGGACACGCGGAGCACGTCGGCGTGATCGTCGATGTTGTGGATCGCATCAAGCGCGCCAATCCGAAAGCAATCTTCGTCTGCGATCCGGTGCTCGGTGATGAAGGCAAGCTCTTCGTTAACCAGGCGATCGCGGACGCGGTGCTCGACGGATTGTGGCGGCACGCAGACTGGCTGACGCCCAACAGCTTCGAGCTCGGCTTGATTACAAGCCGCACCATTGACGGTCTGAATGCGGCTCGCGACGCGGCCAAGCGCATCGGCAAGCCAGTTTTATGTTCCTCGATCCGCACCGCACTTGGGCTTGGAAATTTGCTGGCCCAACCGACGGGCGATTGGTTTTGCGAGACGGCGCGCCTGCCCCGCGCGCCGAAAGGTACGGGCGATTTGCTGTCGGCGCTTTTTGTTGGTCGCCGTATCCGAGGCGACGCTCCAGCAATCGCGCTCGAAGGCGCGACGGGCGCCGTCTATGACGTAATCGTGCGCTCGCTTGCGGCCGACAGCGAAGATTTGTTGCTGCCGGAGGCGCAAGCCGTGCTCGACGAACCTGTGACCTGGCCCCGCGCGCGCCCTTTGGAGGTGGCTTTATGA
- a CDS encoding serine hydrolase domain-containing protein → MTEGYVAPGFERVREAFDAGLAEEMGAGFAAIRDGEVVANLWGGWANREQTRPWREDTIVPVYSTTKGVGALVMALLADRGALDYDATIASIWPEFGVHGKDTLTIRQALAHQAGVPGFIDPIDPDLWLDPAACSAAIATLEPLWPPGTASGYHPMTWGYIAGEIARRTSGRSLGAVLREDICTPLGIDFQIGTPEHDHPRASEMRKPTRGGDFGEITPARKAAFFTKWAAPIRGSTQWRMIEIPAANGHGTALSVARLYEAYATGGMINGARVLSQEGFDALTRRVWKGDDLVLPFNVDWRAGIIGNSNRYYGPNAEAFGHSGNGGSAGLGDPVAGVSIGYVMNKQSHHIMGDPRSLNLIDALYSCL, encoded by the coding sequence ATGACGGAAGGCTATGTCGCCCCGGGATTTGAACGGGTGCGCGAAGCATTCGATGCCGGACTCGCCGAAGAGATGGGCGCTGGCTTTGCAGCAATCCGCGACGGTGAGGTCGTGGCCAATTTATGGGGCGGCTGGGCCAATCGTGAGCAAACGCGGCCATGGCGCGAAGACACAATAGTACCGGTCTATTCGACCACAAAGGGCGTCGGCGCTTTAGTCATGGCGCTGCTCGCTGATCGCGGCGCGCTCGACTATGACGCCACGATTGCATCGATCTGGCCGGAATTCGGCGTGCACGGAAAAGACACGCTGACGATACGCCAGGCGCTGGCGCATCAGGCGGGCGTGCCAGGCTTTATCGATCCGATCGATCCCGACCTATGGCTTGATCCGGCGGCGTGTAGCGCGGCGATCGCGACGCTCGAGCCTTTGTGGCCGCCCGGAACGGCAAGCGGCTATCATCCGATGACTTGGGGCTATATCGCAGGCGAGATAGCGCGCCGCACGTCTGGCCGTTCGCTTGGCGCAGTGCTGCGCGAAGATATCTGCACGCCGCTCGGCATCGACTTTCAAATTGGCACGCCTGAGCACGATCACCCGCGCGCTTCCGAAATGCGCAAGCCCACGCGCGGCGGCGATTTCGGAGAGATCACCCCGGCGCGCAAAGCGGCCTTCTTCACCAAATGGGCGGCGCCTATTCGTGGCTCCACTCAATGGCGCATGATTGAGATACCGGCTGCAAATGGCCACGGCACCGCGCTCTCTGTGGCGCGGCTCTACGAGGCTTACGCAACCGGCGGAATGATCAATGGCGCCCGCGTATTGTCGCAAGAAGGATTTGATGCGCTGACCCGTCGCGTGTGGAAAGGCGACGATCTGGTGCTGCCGTTCAATGTCGATTGGCGCGCCGGCATCATCGGAAACTCAAACCGGTATTACGGACCAAATGCGGAGGCGTTCGGACATTCAGGCAATGGCGGCAGCGCAGGCCTTGGGGATCCGGTCGCGGGCGTCTCGATCGGCTATGTCATGAACAAGCAATCTCACCACATCATGGGCGATCCGCGCTCGCTGAATCTGATCGACGCACTCTACTCATGTCTGTGA
- a CDS encoding glycosyltransferase family 87 protein: protein MSVKRWAFEVVAVLISASMLTYMLWRISGAENMTLPSGQPFFGDFMAFWSAGRAALDGHIADIHDRAMLWSYQQAVAPDVRFYAPWNSPPTFLIFVCLLALLPYPVAAIGFLVGTALLFGLAIRRFLPDARALIFPATAPAVIYQIGTVQAGMLLAGITGFALHFLDKRPRVAGGLIGLMAIKPHLAILWPLFLALSGRWRAFIAATVATIAFIVVSGLIFGSESYLNWFESLTASQRLISEQRITTPAYASLYANLLGLGASHALAIGIHAGSAAAGALVACLLFRKGDLAIGGAALCAATLLISPYLFFYDFTVLLVGAALLGAPRTPLDYTAAIFAWGAGLTVAAGYYFALPICPLAAWLVLGAAFMRARSAAPAPGLAPQR, encoded by the coding sequence ATGTCTGTGAAACGTTGGGCCTTCGAAGTTGTCGCGGTTCTGATCTCCGCGAGCATGCTGACCTACATGCTCTGGCGCATCTCCGGGGCCGAGAACATGACGCTGCCGAGCGGGCAGCCGTTCTTCGGCGACTTCATGGCGTTTTGGAGCGCCGGACGCGCGGCTCTCGATGGCCACATCGCCGATATCCACGATCGCGCGATGTTGTGGTCGTATCAGCAAGCGGTGGCGCCGGACGTTCGCTTTTACGCGCCGTGGAATTCGCCGCCGACGTTCCTGATATTCGTTTGCCTCCTTGCACTGCTGCCGTACCCGGTCGCGGCGATCGGATTTTTGGTCGGAACCGCCCTTTTGTTCGGCCTTGCGATCCGGCGCTTCCTGCCAGACGCGCGCGCCTTGATCTTTCCCGCAACCGCGCCGGCGGTGATCTATCAGATCGGCACCGTGCAAGCTGGAATGCTCCTCGCGGGGATCACCGGATTTGCGCTGCACTTTTTGGACAAGAGACCACGCGTAGCAGGCGGCCTGATCGGGTTGATGGCGATCAAGCCCCACTTGGCGATCCTTTGGCCATTGTTTCTCGCGCTTTCCGGACGCTGGCGCGCGTTCATTGCCGCGACTGTCGCCACCATCGCTTTTATCGTGGTGAGCGGTCTTATTTTTGGATCGGAATCGTATCTCAACTGGTTCGAGAGCCTAACGGCGTCGCAACGCTTGATCAGCGAACAGCGCATCACCACGCCCGCGTACGCTTCATTATACGCAAACTTGCTTGGCCTTGGCGCGTCGCACGCGCTTGCGATCGGCATACATGCCGGAAGCGCGGCAGCTGGCGCCCTCGTGGCGTGCCTACTCTTTCGCAAAGGCGACCTGGCAATCGGCGGCGCAGCGCTATGCGCCGCAACGCTGCTGATCTCGCCCTATCTCTTCTTCTACGATTTCACGGTGTTGCTCGTCGGCGCCGCTTTACTCGGCGCACCGCGCACGCCGCTCGACTACACCGCCGCGATCTTCGCTTGGGGCGCCGGCCTTACGGTTGCGGCCGGGTATTATTTTGCGTTGCCAATTTGCCCGCTTGCAGCATGGCTGGTTCTTGGCGCCGCCTTCATGCGCGCAAGAAGCGCGGCGCCCGCCCCGGGGCTAGCACCACAGCGCTGA
- a CDS encoding metallophosphoesterase family protein, which yields MSETVYYAIGDVHGELEKLDNLLRYIREDARFNGDEHRIVFLGDLIDRGPDSRGVVDRARKLCAADQAWAIKGNHEELMLHAYDKRESVGIYFWAENGGDETISSYMMANGVCDDWRDAVDKGHIAWLRSLPAIIRDEARGLAFVHGGIDPATFPNCSDEVRMWTRSQKFFDPNRWPKRAELEGLMVVHGHTPTADFEPYANPCRVNVDTGACFGGPLSAVVLAPGRAPRFLRA from the coding sequence ATGAGTGAAACCGTTTATTACGCGATTGGCGACGTGCACGGCGAGCTGGAGAAGCTCGACAATCTGCTGCGCTACATTCGTGAAGACGCTCGCTTCAATGGCGATGAGCATCGAATTGTCTTTCTCGGTGATTTGATCGACCGAGGTCCGGACAGCCGCGGCGTTGTCGATCGCGCGCGCAAACTCTGCGCGGCGGATCAAGCTTGGGCCATCAAAGGGAATCATGAAGAGCTGATGCTTCATGCTTACGATAAGCGTGAATCCGTCGGCATCTATTTTTGGGCCGAGAACGGCGGTGATGAAACCATCTCGTCTTACATGATGGCGAATGGTGTCTGTGACGATTGGCGTGATGCTGTCGATAAAGGTCACATCGCCTGGCTTCGCTCCTTGCCTGCGATCATCCGTGACGAGGCGCGGGGGCTCGCCTTCGTGCACGGCGGCATTGATCCGGCGACGTTCCCGAATTGCAGCGATGAAGTGCGAATGTGGACCCGGTCGCAGAAGTTCTTTGACCCCAATCGTTGGCCGAAGCGGGCAGAGCTTGAGGGTCTTATGGTCGTTCACGGCCACACACCGACCGCGGATTTTGAACCCTACGCCAATCCGTGCCGCGTCAATGTCGATACTGGTGCGTGTTTCGGCGGGCCGCTCAGCGCTGTGGTGCTAGCCCCGGGGCGGGCGCCGCGCTTCTTGCGCGCATGA
- the rarD gene encoding EamA family transporter RarD — protein sequence MSQAAPITASPSDLERRTGFLAGAFAYVAWGFLPLYLKLLSAIDVREVLAQRILWAAPSAFIAVFVMSGWRAGWREIATALTPRMLGTLAASACFIFVNWGMYVYLVLNERVIESALAYFLAPLVSVAIGVLFFKESITTPRVIALALALVGVVVQGFALGAPPWMALGLCATWSVYAVIRKRAPVPAAVGLLIESLALAPVAIGLLVWAASAAPLGFTLGWEMALLLAVAGPVTAIPLMAFAFGARRVSFTTLGLLQFLAPTLQFLTGIAFGESFTPLRAVSFGLIWAGLAFFSWDTLRQAKLNE from the coding sequence ATGAGCCAAGCTGCGCCGATCACGGCTAGTCCATCGGATTTGGAACGTCGCACCGGGTTTCTTGCGGGGGCGTTTGCCTATGTCGCATGGGGCTTCCTGCCGCTCTACCTAAAGCTTCTCTCCGCTATCGACGTGCGGGAAGTTCTTGCGCAGCGCATCCTTTGGGCGGCGCCGTCTGCGTTCATTGCGGTGTTCGTGATGAGCGGTTGGCGCGCAGGCTGGCGTGAGATCGCAACGGCCCTGACGCCGCGCATGCTCGGCACGCTTGCTGCCTCGGCCTGCTTCATCTTCGTAAATTGGGGCATGTACGTCTATCTTGTGCTCAACGAGCGCGTGATTGAATCGGCATTGGCCTACTTTCTGGCGCCTCTGGTCAGCGTTGCGATCGGCGTGCTGTTTTTCAAAGAATCTATAACGACGCCGCGCGTTATTGCTTTGGCGTTGGCGCTGGTCGGCGTTGTGGTGCAGGGCTTTGCGCTCGGCGCTCCGCCATGGATGGCGCTTGGTCTTTGCGCGACGTGGTCTGTGTATGCGGTCATTCGAAAGCGCGCACCGGTTCCGGCGGCTGTTGGCTTGCTGATTGAAAGCTTGGCCTTAGCGCCGGTGGCGATTGGATTGCTGGTTTGGGCGGCGAGCGCCGCACCCTTAGGGTTTACGCTCGGCTGGGAAATGGCGTTACTGCTCGCGGTTGCGGGGCCGGTGACCGCCATCCCGCTTATGGCTTTCGCTTTTGGTGCGCGACGGGTCAGTTTCACAACTCTAGGGTTGCTGCAATTCCTCGCGCCGACGCTGCAATTTCTTACCGGCATTGCGTTTGGTGAGTCATTTACGCCGCTTCGCGCTGTAAGCTTCGGTTTGATTTGGGCGGGCCTCGCCTTTTTCTCCTGGGATACGTTGCGCCAAGCCAAACTGAATGAGTGA
- a CDS encoding GNAT family N-acetyltransferase, with protein sequence MTSIAIQQPSQADIEVIHVVLKETYWSPGIPRDVVERACANSMCAIARDESGKLIGFARLVTDKATFAWLCDVIVLPGKQGRGLGRALVQTFQQHPELQGLRRWLLGTKDAHGVYAPLGFSPLAAPQRLMEIRNPEPYGLKAT encoded by the coding sequence ATGACTTCCATCGCCATCCAGCAGCCGTCACAAGCGGATATTGAGGTTATTCACGTAGTGCTGAAGGAGACCTACTGGTCTCCCGGCATTCCGCGAGACGTGGTCGAGCGTGCATGCGCCAATTCAATGTGTGCAATCGCGCGTGACGAGAGCGGCAAGCTCATCGGCTTTGCGCGGTTGGTTACCGATAAAGCGACGTTCGCATGGCTCTGCGACGTGATTGTTCTCCCCGGAAAGCAGGGCAGAGGTTTGGGTCGCGCGTTGGTGCAGACATTTCAGCAGCATCCCGAGCTTCAAGGTTTGCGACGTTGGCTGCTTGGCACCAAGGACGCGCACGGCGTTTATGCGCCGCTCGGCTTTTCGCCGTTGGCGGCACCCCAACGTCTTATGGAAATCAGAAACCCAGAGCCGTACGGATTGAAGGCGACATGA